The genome window acgaaacttaataaagggcttttataatattaatataagtataaaacttatcctaatccttaagaggtatttataaataggtctagttaagtctaattataatattcctctaggatttatattaagcctaaagTAAGATCGAtagattacttagtattGATTCcgaattagttataaaccttttttaaataagttccgaattactttacttcgtaattacctatataataaaaagtagtccttttttaattaataaaataaaatactccttatttaattttattttaagtctagggagcgattttttagaacgtatttcttaatattatagtagaaataaactaagtaaaatcgaatatatcttttaacttactattcttaagagcgatattataaatcgtaattaagaaataaatattaaccgaaccctttttaaattagttttaaaccGATTCTAaaccttatataaaaggattttataaacttacttattaagttcttATAACGTACATGATAAGCGAGCTGCCTAGACAAGCGAGCTGCCCACCCGACCGCGACTATCTCATCTTCTACCTTCCACCTCACGCGACGCCACAACATAACCATAACATCATAAACCAAAtaatcttagttaataataatacttaataacccctagttatatttagaaagatatttctattaaataatatacctaaaaCGCTCTttaagaatttaaaaaacgagttaatatatcctttagtatatcttagtactctctatatttataaaagctcaGAGGAATagaatagctatttaaaaagttagtaaatagtttagaaatatttCGAAATAAATTTGGAATTGCTTTAGAACTTTTTTTAAGAAACTTCGTTATACTAGCCCTAAATaaccttaactttattatagcccttaatatacttataattcgtatttaattaaaaagttaaaaaggtattctttttttaaagtttagcTTGCTCTagataaaaagtaatataaatataattatacttattattattaaaatattaaatatattaaaaagaaattagAATAGATTCAGAGTCGATTCGgaaatagttcttaacgctttataaaatacttacgttaatataataacgggcttatatatattaatactcgttttatatagctaagcgaaataacttagctaaaaaataaagagctttttatatttatataatatttataaactaattagtattactaagggcaccgcaaatctttataatagtccgactataaaatttattataaagcttagtaagcttctttaattataaaaatatatctaaaaatagttaagaactaattctaaatatatttaaaacgttttccttatttaatccgcttcctagttaactaatcttttttataatattccgaagttctaaataaatactcttaagtatttaggtaagtagtagaggggggtatttataagtattataagaagttaaaataattactagttttataataatattaactagtacttaatagttctattttactaaatataatatttaaagaattTCTTCTaggataatataatttatatctaaattatattagaaTTACTTcggaatatatttaaaatagatttagaactagcttattataatatcataatttctacttattatttataaaaaggtaatacttatctcctcttattatattaacctcttttttttataatatagagcgtattaaaaataaataggcttagtatttaattaaaggaaatttaatataatagttttcgctattactatataaattcttataaatatactatataataagtaattaagtactaagaatatactaaagagatttagaattagttctaaataagttgcgaattagtttagaataatatatatatattatattaattattaataacctctatattataatctttataaaatgGGGTAtaagaagtacttatttcgaattatctaagctatacctttatttacttatagaaataattaataaggactatttctaaactaattTAGAATCGATTTAgaaaacttatataattaatcttttttttaataatatcctataAATACGTTTACGTATAGAAGTAATATCCttagctatattttttataactcgagtatagttttaataaaataaagtttagttaaaatataaatacgctttattattaatataataatatataaagcgtttataaacttaattttataaaaaagcggatatagtagtttttagagatattaaacgagtattattatattaaaattattaagttcggaattagtttagaaatagtttagaacgactttaaaaagtattatataccgTTCCctataacgctttaatatcctttaaatataaattacgtatatcgatatagtatataataccttctttatttatttttaaataccatattaattaattataatatataattttttatattatagtttagcgattattttattagttttagtacCCGCTTATAGTAGCTTCAATAgagattaaaataagtaatattttaaaagttttattaaaaaggttctaaacttatttagaatagatttagaaatagtttaaaaaaagtcttacctctttttatttaaataaactactacttttatagaattcttaaaatatattaagattatctcgtacttattaattaaggtaataagggttaaaaagtagtattaataatttaagtttaaagaaaatacctatattatttaataaatttattaaagctattctaAATAAGTTCTAAATCGGTCCTAAACCGATTTAgaactattttagtataattataatttctatCCGAGGTATATAGGAGAAGTTAAAAAATttctattttagtatatagcccgtaacctaacctatagtatacggataaaaagttaaaaatatatagggtagttagctaacccccccccccccacaggTCAGTTTACCTGTGTTCACGCAACCCCGGATTCGAGACTTACTGCAATGGCGTATACGATTCAGCTCGCCCAATCATCATTGATCGTTTGGACCAGGCTATCCTACAGAGAAAGGGTTTGGTTGCTGATGGCCTGCTCCCGACGCGCTCCACAACGGCTTCGGGAAACCCTGGGCGGCCTATTCCATACAGATACAGCATTTACCGAGAATCGGGAGCGACTAACGTCCCGAGCCGTCGGCCGTGCAGGCCAGAATCGTAATGCCGCCAATATCGAGCCCCACTCGACGCGCTCCGTCTTCTGACCGTGTAAGCCGTCACTGAACTGCCGGGAGATTCTAGTCAAGACTGAGATCGAGTAATCGCTGGCTTGGagaaatatataagctaaagatCTTGGTCTTAAAGGTCTTGATCACACCAACACAATTCTTTTGATTCAACGATAGCTTCATCAAACCCTTAATTCCAGTAGGCCAATCGTGGGAAAAGCGCCAGCCATGACCCTCATAGCCCAACAAACCAACGGCGATTCTGCACACGACGGTGTCCCCAAACCAACGCACGAAAGCACTTTCTTAGATGGCGTCCTCCGATGGCCATCTACAGGACTCAAGGTCCTCATCGTCGGTGGTGGGCCTGCCGGCCTACTAACCGCTCTCGAGTGCTGGAAAAAAGGACACGATGTCGAAGTTGTGGAGAAGAACAGCAAAAACTCTACAATTGGTGAGCCATGTTTTTGATACATGAAGCAGAAATAACGAATAATCAGAAATAAATGGACTAATTGACACTCGGACACAGGCGACGTGATTTTCATTGGACCATCTGCTCTCGCAACTTTCAAGGACTACCCAAGCATGCTCGAGGAGTATCACCGCCAATCGTGGGATGCGTTCTGTTCATACCGAAGACTTGATGGTCAAGAAGTCTGTCAACCTCAAGAGTTTGAGTACAACAGAGACGATGTCCAGCCCCACGTTGCTTGGCCCCTGAGAATCAGGACTATGGTTAGCCGACCGGGCATGTCAATCATGTTCTACGACCAATGCATGCGTCTAGGCATCCCGGTCAAGTTTGGCGTGAATGTCGTTGACTACATTGAGAATGCTGCCGAAGAAACAGGCACTGCTGTCACAGCTGATGGCCAGCGACTCACGGCTGACATTGTGGTTGCTGCCGATGGTCTAGGCACCAAGTCGCACAAAGTGGTCATGGGAGAAGCAATCAGAGCCGTTCCCACAGGATTCGTCATTTGCCGCATCTTCTACCGCCTTGACCCGGTGAAAAACAAGAACCTCTATGAGAAACTGATCAAGACGACGAGGCCTGATCTTCGCACTCATTCCGGGTGAGTTCTTACCGACACTTGATGAACTCATCAGTATGCTGACTTTGGTTTTATAGTGGCGACTTCCATTGCATCTTCATCACTGCCAATGACTCTATTGTCATCGCAATCACGATGCCGGTATGCCGCTTTTCCTGGACCACACTCGCAACTAGTTTTGCTCTCCTGACAGATGGAAACGACTAATCACTATCGTTCTAGGACGATGGGACTGCATCGGAGTCATGGGCCGAGACCATCACTGGCGATGAGTTTGTTAGTAAACTGCCAGTCACCGAAGGATGGGACCCTTTGATTTTGGAAGGCATTCGAAACATCCCCGAGAACAGCATCGTCAAATGGCAGCTCTGCTGGCGCGATCCTCAACCTAAGTGGACATCGCCCGAGGGTCGGATTCTTCAGCTTGGTGATAGCGCGCACGCCTTTATTCCATCTTCGATATCTGGCGCATCTACAGCGCTGGAGGATGCTCAATCTCTGGCTGAATGCTTGCGGCTTGCCGGAAAGAGGGACGCCAACATTGGAACTAAGGTTCACGAACTATTGCGGTACGTCTAAATCTATATGCATATGGCCTCTGGTCCCTCGAGCCAAACTGACTGTGCCTGAAACCAATAGCATTCGACGCGCCTCTACCCTCCAGCGTCTTGGATTCGCCAATCGACGAGAGATGCACCGGAAGGGTGGATTTGAAGAGGTCATGAAGTCTGCCGCAAAAGGGGGCCCAATGGGACTTGGCAAATGGATATGGACTCACGACCCTGCGAAGTACGCCACCGAAAAGTTTGCCGAAGGCCGCAGTCATCTCGAGAATGGCACTCCCTTTGAGCATACAAACCTTCCCAAGGGGTTCAAATGGGAACCCAACTGGACCATGCAAGAGGAGATTGAGAAAGAGAAGCGGGGAATTCACACCCCTGACCTGAAGATGAATGGTGACTGGAGCATCTACTAGACCTACACGCTGTGTTGTATAGAAGACCCCTGTCAGAATTATAGAGTTAGAAACATATACAGAGGCGCAGAATCAATAGTATATGTTTTCAAACACAACATCAATCACCTTGATCCTAACTGAACACCCATTTCGGCATGTACCTGCGAGATATAAAGCCTCATTGCTGCGGCTAGCATGGCTTGATGCCCACTTCTACCACGTCGAGCGGCCTTGAAAAAGCCTGAAGTTTTATCACCTTAATTAtggtatatttataataacagTCCGTTTCGTTACGTATTCTTGTAGGCTTTGTAGGCTTAGTACTTTGCAGCGCGCTTAGTACTGTAAGGGCTGCTGGACGCCGACGACATGACGAAGCTCAAAGGGAAGACATGCAGTCAGTCTGATCACTAGGGTAGAGTGATGTGATGAGCTTAGTGAGACTGCAAATCTAGGTGATCCGTCGTCATGAGATAAAGATTACAATCAAAGGTTGAGGTGGAGCGCCGCCGAGTGTCGGTTTATCGCAGGAGGAGCGCCGCCTTGCTCCAGCCAGATTCGATTTGTAAACTGATTGAATTTGTAAAGCACTCCGATTTGTAAACGTGTTTGATTTGTAAACCCAGCTGACCACCAATGATCACCATAATCCTTCCTGCCAGCTGTTGCCGATATTGAAGTCGTCGCTTACAAGTCGCTCATTTCAGACAACAATCAGAGCTCTTACTTTGAGCGACTTAACGAAACAAAGTGGGCTACATCACCGAAGAATACAATTGGCTAAGGATGTCTATCCAGACGCGGTCCGTTGATTCTTTGTCCTCGAAGTCCAAGCCGTAACCTAGTACAAGGCACGGATGTGGCTGCAGGAGGTGCTTACACCTTATGGGCGCCACCTCTGTTGTCCGGACATTGGCGCGGGGGCTGGAGTATATATGATGGAGAAGTCCGACAACATCGCGGGGATCAATCCCCGACCTGCATCAACGAAATCGACTGCTCTTTCACAATCTTGCAAGGACTGCAGTAGAAGAAGAAGCACCGATGAATTCGAACGCGATTTTCAGAGTCGACGGCATCGTCGCCGTGATTACAGGTGGCGGGACAGGTATGCATCCTCCGGCAAGACGTAGATGAGCCCAGTGCTAAGACAGCACCTAGGTATCGGCGTCACAATGGCGAGGGCCCTAGTCTCTCAAGGTGCCGCCAAGGTCTACATCCTTGGGCGTCGTCTTGAGGTGCTTGAAGATGCAGCCAAAGAACATCCCAACCTGATCCCCCACAAGTGCGATGTCACCTCAAAGGAAGACCTCCAGTCCATTGTCGACCGTATCACCAAGGAAGTCGGCTATGTCAACCTCGTTATCGCCAATTCAGGTGTTCTTGGGCCTTCTGTTCGCTTTAACCCAGCGCATTCCGTTTCCGATCTGAAGAAGATTCTCTTCGATGACTTTTCCATGACGGAAATGACGGAGGTTCTGCATGTGAACATCACGGCTGCCTTTTTTACCATGTCAGCCTTCCTTGAACTCCTTGATGCCGGTAACAAGAATGCTCTCAAGGGTGGTTTCGGCAAGCCAGACCAGGAAGGCAGCAACGTGATCGCCATCCAGAGCCAAGTCATCTTCACGAGCAGTATTTCGGCTTTCAGTCGGCACTTCTCCTCGACGCCCCCGTACTTGGCTAGTAAGACTGCTATAATGCAGCTCACTAAGCAGGCCAGCAGCCAACTGGCTAGACATGGGATTCGTGTGAACGGGATCGCCCCTGGGTGTGAGTACTGCCGTTCTGATTCTGCATCTCAATTTTGCAAAACTAATAAACTCCAGTATTCCCCTCAGAAATTGCTTCTGGGCTTATCGGTGACCGCAAGCCAGAGACCGAGTCTCCTGATGATACGAAATTCATTCCTGCGAGGAGGTTTGGGGGGGATGAGGAGATGACCGGAGCAATACTCTACCTTGCCAGTCGTTCCGGCAGCTATTCGAATGGTTCGATCATGGTCATGGATGGTGGCCGGCTGAGCGCCATGGCTAGTTCCTACTAGAAGTATTCTAGTTTCTGGTGTCGGTCAATTCTGATTTCTAATTGAGGGTATTTACGGCTCAATGCCTGCATACCATATGATATCGATGGATGCAAACTTGATAGGAATAAGTGAGGATGAGACACGTACTGCTGGACCAATTTCGCGTTGTCTTCTATGTTCTTGGCGACCATGAGCCATATAGCTCTAGCTGGGATAACGCGTGGGAGACGTTGGGCAAATTCGGAAAAGCGAATCGAAGTGAACGGAAGTAGAATCCTGAAAGCGCAGTTGGCGAGTTCGTCTTCATGTATCAGCGAGAATACCGAATTTCAGACAGCCACATAACGGTACTGGGATGCACACTATTCTCCAATGCCCCATCATCGAAGAGACGCCAGTCAGCAACAGCCTAAACGACTTCCGCGAAATCGATGGCTGGACTGTCGAAGAGCATTGCCAACTGCACAAGCAAGACCTAGCCTGGTTGAACAGCAGAGTCAACGCCATGTCCGTCGACTCTGAACGCAAGATTGTCATCTTCACGCACTACAGTCCGACCGAAGATATCCGCGCTGTTGAACCTTGTTATGCTCAAAGCGACATTAAATCTGACTTTCAAACAGACTGGCGAAACGAAGATTGTTGGAAAAGCCCTAATATCAAGGTCTGGCGTTCGGTCATACACACTTCAACTGCGACTTTGTGGATGAGGCGACAGGGAAGCGACTCTACACCAACCAGAAGGGCTACTGGCAGGAACACTCTCCAGGCTTCAGGGAAGGAATTGTGGTTCATGTGGATTGAGGCTCAAACCTGAGAGTTTGGTCTCAATGCTCTCGGCTGGGGAAAAGGTGGTTCCCTAGCCCTGTGGGAAGATAGCAACCCCAAAGGAGTTTCCTCCTCGAGTTGACCATAGTTGGCTATATGCAGCCTACAATCGTAGCCAACCCCTAGCCGCCCAGAAGAGAATGAAAAATCATTTGTCTACCACTTGATCAGTATAATTTTTCACAGGGGACTCAAGTGGAACGCAATTGTGGTTTTCCGTTCTGCAAAGTGGTCACTTTTCCGAATCGTCCCGACCCTGCGTCCGTATTCAGTGGAAAGAATGGTCGGTCAGCTGCCGCAGCCTGTGAGAGACTTGTTCTAGAAGAGGCCACGCTCAAGCTCACCGACTCGGTGGTACCACGACCCTCTTTTACCCCTTTCTCCCCAAACTCAGGCTTGCGGAGGATCTCGGAGGCTCTCCGGTGAGACTGAAGTGCGGGATGAACAGGAGGCGTCGAGGCAAGCATCGAAAAGTTCGGGACGGTCATCAGATGGTGCAAAACATGGAGAATTGGACATGATTCTGGGGGGGTGGTTGGGGAATCAGTCCCGGCGATTGAGCAAAAGGATGGAGAAAACTCGAAATAGATGGTAGCAGACGTGTGAAATCCAAGAAAGCCAAGACATCGCTCTCCATTTATCATTTCTCCTTTCCCCATCAAAGACGTTCGAGTCGGTCCGTTGAATACAGCGAGAGTCTTGGGCGGTTCCCACTCGCAATCGGACCGTTACACTCCACATTCCACCCCGAAACTGCGGAGAATGGGGCATGCAATTTGGGGCCCCGATGCTCCGCGCATGGCGGTCAAGTTCCCCGGCTGCCCCGATGGGAGGCTGTCAGAAGTATTGCTACATAACGGATGTCCCATGGAGGCTCCAGCATTATGGGCGGAGAAGCATACATACTGGAAGTTTTGAACTGTACTGTGAAGCTATCAGACCATGAAGCTAGAACCTGTGTCATTGTAGAAGGCCAACAGGAGCTGTCCAGCGGACGAGACGCAAACTGTCAGATCAAAGTTGCCAGCTATGCTTTCCCCTCATCAAGTCGATCTCAGTATTCCTATGAGGGTCAAAGAAACCTGTAGCGAAATGCTTTCAGTTGTTTGACTGTCGATGGTAAGCTTTTCAAGATGGAGCAACAAGCAACACTTTAGGTAATGCCAGAGGCGTCCAGCGCGCTGAATCACGGGGGCATCGCAGGGATGGCATTGACTTGTTAGTCTGCCCAGACTGAAAAAGCACAACTTTGCTAACTGCCAACATTCGCCCAGCCAGCAGCCTTGGAAGTCCATAGTTAAGTTACAAGACGCGTTGCGCTCACAGTCTAGGCACGTCACATTCTGTCTCGGAGTAATCCAGTGACCCGGCTGCATCTTACAGCACAATAGACTTCTGAACAAGCAGAAACAGGTCGGTCGCGCCGCTGTCTGACTCGCACGTGAGGGTCTGGGGATCGTCATTACCTTTTATTCCCTGGTGTTCAATTCCAAGACGTCGCGTTGTGCAAACCCGGCCCCACGTTGCCGGTTCCGCCTTCGCCTATTGCAGGCTTTGACATTCGTTTAGGTGGAAGAATCAGCAGTCTTGCAGAGTTTCCAGGGAGACTCGGTCGCGCTTTGAGAGCTTGGCCTCCCATCGTGGACTCATCTTGGCGGCATAAGCCGGTGTCTTGGCTTCACAAATCGATTCCGTATGCCAATGTCCGCGTACCCCTGTCTCGCTGTCGGCAATGACGGGGGCCAAGCAGCCGATCCGAAGCCTCACCCTCAAGTCTCCCAACCATTGTCGACGGAGTGAGCCCCATGAACAGGTACTTTTCGCCCTGCCCAGCTTGTCTATTGTCCGGCCTGAGCTTTTCAACTCGCTGGCACTGCGAGCTCTCTAGCTCGCACGAGTCGCAGACACCAAGTCCTGCCTTGGTGGAATGCGCGGCGCCCTTCCAACCCCGGATTGTCGATGCATGGGGCTTCCGACAGTCAGTCGCGTGGGTGGCGCCTTTCCTGTCTCCCCCAGATGAAGGCGTGGGATGAAAGTGGATTGTGTCCATGTACGGATACAACAAGTACTTCCCAAGGTCTTCCCACACCTTCCATCGAGCCTTCATCAACCTTGCCGGTCTGCGCCCCAGTATGGAGAAAGGATAGGACCGAGTCGGCCTCTGGGGCAACGTCATAGCATCGTTGCCAATCACTATAGTCGGTCAGCCGACTCAGGCTCGTCCACATCTGCGAAGTGGCAGGATGTGGCTGCAGTATAAAGCCATCACGGTGCATACATGAGAGACATGAGAATCACTTCCCACGCTCTC of Colletotrichum lupini chromosome 8, complete sequence contains these proteins:
- a CDS encoding short-chain dehydrogenase: MARALVSQGAAKVYILGRRLEVLEDAAKEHPNLIPHKCDVTSKEDLQSIVDRITKEVGYVNLVIANSGVLGPSVRFNPAHSVSDLKKILFDDFSMTEMTEVLHVNITAAFFTMSAFLELLDAGNKNALKGGFGKPDQEGSNVIAIQSQVIFTSSISAFSRHFSSTPPYLASKTAIMQLTKQASSQLARHGIRVNGIAPGLFPSEIASGLIGDRKPETESPDDTKFIPARRFGGDEEMTGAILYLASRSGSYSNGSIMVMDGGRLSAMASSY
- a CDS encoding calcineurin-like phosphoesterase, with protein sequence MHTILQCPIIEETPVSNSLNDFREIDGWTVEEHCQLHKQDLAWLNSRVNAMSVDSERKIVIFTHYSPTEDIRAVEPCYAQSDIKSDFQTDWRNEDCWKSPNIKVWRSVIHTSTATLWMRRQGSDSTPTRRATGRNTLQASGKELWFMWIEAQT